The following proteins are co-located in the candidate division WOR-3 bacterium genome:
- a CDS encoding clostripain-related cysteine peptidase, with the protein MVRKLTLVLGILIATGLMAQTTIFSDNMTNFPTGWTTYSNSSYHKWTKVSSRYNSASYSAKCTPYVTYGNNVTDYFYRSVSLSSYSSATLTFYYWMDTESGYDFLYVDYYNGSSWVTAWSKSGSYRYWQQASVSIPTSATQIRFRFYSDGSVTDTGVYVDDIVLTASGSNDGGTTPTTKEWTIMVYMNGDNDLETYAIKDFNELEYGGGSNSYRNVVVQIDRISGYDTSNGNWTTCRRYYVTNDAYNSSTIVSTLIQDIGEVDMGNPNTLVSFAQWAIQNYPANKYFLVLWDHGDGWYKSGEDSPLFKGVSVDMSSSNSEINVYNGELANALSSIKSYLGRNLDIIGFDACLMGMIEVMDVCRNYANYFVGSEETEAADGWYYTGFLNTMNSNPTISPADLAKAVVNAATGLSTLASIDLTKVGTVVSYLNTFAQELINARNQGYGSAISTARSNSKSFYISDHIDLYMFANNIYNNTSLPSTLRTAASNVMSAITSALLNYKNASSYSSCRGFAIYYPASTSSYNTNYNYLPIASSTKWDDFIKGATSVSPEPNNDNVAAEGRMGAVTYFEVVSNVSSGPVYFRYAISKPTRVSLKVYNSLGQLVKVVTSEYQEPGEYNVKIDSGLERGGIYYYQFSTDSETRSGKFIVTR; encoded by the coding sequence ATGGTAAGAAAGCTAACCTTGGTACTCGGGATCCTCATAGCAACGGGCCTTATGGCCCAAACAACCATATTTTCTGATAACATGACAAACTTCCCCACAGGATGGACCACCTACTCAAACTCATCGTACCACAAGTGGACAAAGGTTTCATCCAGGTACAATTCTGCATCATATTCTGCCAAGTGCACTCCTTATGTAACTTACGGCAATAATGTTACAGATTATTTCTACAGAAGCGTTAGTCTTTCTTCTTATTCTTCAGCCACTCTTACTTTTTACTACTGGATGGATACGGAATCGGGTTATGACTTCCTCTATGTTGATTATTACAACGGTTCATCCTGGGTCACTGCCTGGTCAAAGAGCGGCAGTTACAGATACTGGCAGCAGGCGAGTGTTTCCATACCGACCAGTGCAACCCAGATTCGGTTCAGATTTTACTCTGATGGGAGTGTAACAGATACAGGTGTTTATGTTGATGATATAGTTTTGACTGCATCTGGAAGCAATGATGGTGGAACCACTCCAACAACTAAGGAATGGACCATAATGGTCTACATGAATGGTGATAACGACCTCGAAACTTATGCTATTAAAGACTTTAACGAATTGGAATACGGAGGCGGTTCAAACTCCTACAGAAATGTAGTGGTACAGATTGACAGAATCTCAGGCTATGACACATCCAATGGTAACTGGACAACATGCAGAAGGTATTATGTAACCAACGATGCATATAACTCTTCCACCATCGTTTCTACGTTAATTCAGGACATTGGTGAAGTTGATATGGGTAACCCCAATACCCTTGTCTCCTTCGCTCAGTGGGCAATTCAGAATTACCCCGCCAACAAGTACTTCCTCGTTCTTTGGGACCATGGTGATGGCTGGTATAAGAGCGGTGAAGATTCTCCTCTCTTCAAGGGTGTGAGTGTCGATATGTCCTCCTCCAATTCCGAGATTAATGTTTACAACGGCGAACTTGCCAATGCCCTTTCATCTATTAAGAGCTACCTTGGTAGGAACCTTGACATTATTGGTTTCGATGCATGCCTTATGGGTATGATTGAAGTGATGGACGTTTGTAGGAACTATGCTAACTACTTTGTTGGTTCAGAAGAAACTGAGGCAGCAGACGGTTGGTACTATACCGGCTTTCTTAACACAATGAACAGCAATCCGACCATTTCACCTGCTGACCTGGCAAAGGCAGTAGTGAATGCAGCTACAGGCCTTTCCACCCTTGCCTCTATTGATTTGACAAAGGTAGGGACTGTTGTCTCCTATCTCAACACCTTTGCCCAGGAGCTTATAAATGCCAGGAATCAGGGCTATGGAAGTGCAATTTCCACTGCAAGGAGCAACTCTAAGTCTTTCTACATTTCTGATCACATCGACCTTTATATGTTTGCCAACAACATTTACAATAATACTTCACTGCCCTCTACTTTAAGAACAGCGGCCAGTAACGTTATGAGTGCCATTACCAGTGCTCTCTTGAATTACAAGAATGCCTCCTCCTATTCATCTTGCAGAGGCTTCGCAATTTACTATCCTGCCTCTACATCCAGCTACAATACCAATTACAACTACCTGCCCATCGCATCCTCTACCAAGTGGGATGACTTCATTAAGGGTGCCACTTCCGTTTCACCCGAACCTAACAATGATAACGTAGCTGCTGAAGGCAGAATGGGTGCTGTAACCTACTTTGAGGTGGTTTCCAACGTTTCTTCTGGTCCAGTGTACTTCAGATATGCTATCTCTAAGCCCACCAGAGTCTCTCTCAAGGTTTACAACTCCCTTGGCCAGCTCGTGAAGGTTGTAACCTCTGAATATCAAGAGCCCGGTGAATACAATGTGAAGATTGATTCCGGCCTTGAAAGAGGCGGAATCTACTATTACCAGTTCTCCACTGACAGCGAGACAAGATCTGGTAAGTTTATCGTTACAAGGTAA